In one window of Candidatus Poribacteria bacterium DNA:
- a CDS encoding DarT ssDNA thymidine ADP-ribosyltransferase family protein — translation MRNSEIKALYYITHIDNLPSIFEKGILSHERIEKNHVQPERIYNTEIVNIRKEKRTPNQKSLWSYANLYFQPRNPMMYRVVHEKGVRDLAVLEVSENILQTPGIFITDGNAANAPTQVYPLIDGLKVLRRQRKILYNEWWNTLDGSKRKIMAECLVPDSIRPEFINSVYVADEETRRNVSEKIGSRSISVIPEPNMFFQPNRRNRIGENISLIDGDMFFSTLQTLTISVNLQGVMGKGLASRAKYQFPDVYVAYQDVCRSKRVTATKPYLYKREGSLDEELADHGSELRTLNAVKWFLLFATKRKWRENSRLEDIEGGLDWVQRNFQKEGIESLAMPALGCGLGGLDWKDVGPLMCKSLHGIGISVAIYLPRERKIPQQYLTESHLLAH, via the coding sequence ATGAGGAATTCAGAGATAAAAGCCCTCTATTACATTACACATATAGACAATCTCCCTTCTATCTTTGAAAAAGGAATTCTTTCTCACGAAAGAATTGAGAAAAACCATGTGCAACCCGAGCGCATTTATAACACAGAGATTGTCAACATAAGAAAGGAAAAAAGGACACCCAATCAGAAAAGTCTCTGGAGTTATGCCAACCTCTATTTCCAGCCGCGGAACCCAATGATGTACCGCGTTGTCCATGAAAAAGGGGTCAGGGATTTAGCTGTCCTCGAAGTTTCTGAAAACATCTTGCAGACCCCCGGTATTTTTATCACTGACGGAAACGCTGCCAATGCACCAACCCAAGTTTATCCGCTTATTGACGGATTAAAGGTGCTTCGACGGCAACGGAAAATTCTGTATAACGAATGGTGGAATACGCTTGACGGGTCAAAGCGGAAGATCATGGCAGAATGTCTGGTACCCGATAGTATTCGCCCAGAATTCATCAATTCAGTTTACGTTGCTGACGAAGAAACCCGAAGGAATGTCTCCGAAAAGATCGGTTCCCGTTCAATTTCTGTCATTCCAGAACCCAACATGTTCTTCCAACCAAATAGACGGAATAGAATTGGAGAGAATATCTCACTCATTGACGGCGATATGTTCTTTTCTACACTACAAACATTGACAATCAGTGTCAATCTCCAGGGCGTGATGGGGAAAGGATTAGCCTCGCGCGCCAAGTATCAATTTCCAGATGTTTACGTCGCATATCAGGATGTCTGCCGGTCAAAACGCGTGACAGCAACAAAACCCTATCTCTATAAACGAGAAGGTTCACTTGATGAGGAATTGGCAGACCACGGTTCAGAACTCCGCACATTGAACGCCGTTAAATGGTTCTTGCTATTTGCAACAAAGCGGAAGTGGAGAGAAAACTCTCGTTTAGAGGACATTGAAGGTGGATTAGACTGGGTACAACGCAATTTTCAAAAGGAGGGAATTGAATCACTGGCAATGCCTGCCCTCGGATGTGGATTAGGTGGATTAGACTGGAAAGATGTCGGACCCTTAATGTGCAAGTCCTTACACGGGATCGGTATTTCAGTCGCAATCTATCTACCGAGAGAAAGGAAAATACCACAGCAATATTTAACTGAATCACATCTCCTTGCCCACTGA
- a CDS encoding STAS domain-containing protein, translating into MTTQIRQQNGISILEPSGKIVGHSVSELREVILPQIEASNAPRILINFENVSVIDSSGLGTLMEARAAATRKNGRMGAINVGRNIKNLVVLSRVVNLFEHFDDEDAAVTALSA; encoded by the coding sequence ATGACAACGCAAATTCGCCAGCAAAATGGCATTTCGATTTTGGAACCGAGTGGTAAAATCGTCGGACACTCCGTATCGGAATTACGGGAAGTCATCTTACCGCAAATAGAGGCTTCTAATGCCCCGCGTATTCTCATCAATTTCGAGAATGTCAGCGTGATTGATAGTTCTGGACTTGGGACTCTGATGGAAGCACGCGCTGCTGCGACCCGCAAGAATGGTCGTATGGGTGCGATCAACGTCGGGAGAAACATCAAGAACTTGGTCGTTCTGAGTCGGGTGGTCAACCTATTTGAGCATTTCGACGACGAGGACGCTGCGGTTACGGCATTGTCTGCCTAA
- a CDS encoding VOC family protein → MAVTFHHVHVRCEDLDGAVSYYEKMFDGKVLETVDVRGLKIVRMEIGGERIFLSPKLGDMEVEGTSGNPRYGVYQLAFTVEDLDAAVADLQAKGAELEDLKPQGLMMAFFKGPDNVQIELIEA, encoded by the coding sequence ATGGCAGTTACATTTCACCACGTCCACGTTCGTTGTGAGGACTTGGACGGCGCAGTCAGTTATTATGAAAAGATGTTTGACGGAAAAGTTTTAGAAACAGTCGATGTCCGCGGGCTAAAAATTGTCCGTATGGAGATCGGTGGGGAACGGATCTTCCTCTCGCCTAAATTAGGCGACATGGAAGTAGAAGGTACCAGTGGTAATCCACGTTATGGGGTCTACCAACTCGCCTTCACTGTAGAAGACCTCGACGCAGCCGTTGCAGATCTCCAAGCCAAAGGCGCGGAACTCGAAGACCTGAAACCCCAAGGACTCATGATGGCGTTCTTCAAGGGACCCGACAACGTTCAGATTGAACTCATTGAGGCGTAA
- a CDS encoding 7-carboxy-7-deazaguanine synthase QueE: MKFSELFYTIQGEGQLIGVPSVFFRTSYCNLRCVWCDTPYTSWNPENRDISVAESVAAISQYGCKHVVITGGEPFIQAKALVALCKELDKRGHHITIETNATVFAEVAAHLISMSPKLRNSNPPTDDRFFKRHERERIRPDVIRKFLDAYPCQVKFVVDTPDDLAEIQALQTDIGIPAETILLMPQGVTPAVLQQKQQWLVELCKNNGYRYSPRTHVDIWGDKRGV; this comes from the coding sequence ATGAAATTCAGCGAACTCTTCTATACAATTCAGGGAGAAGGACAACTTATCGGTGTCCCCTCTGTCTTCTTCCGAACGAGCTATTGCAATCTGAGATGTGTTTGGTGTGATACACCTTACACATCTTGGAACCCCGAAAATCGGGACATCTCCGTCGCTGAAAGCGTCGCTGCTATTTCACAATACGGGTGTAAACACGTCGTCATCACAGGGGGCGAACCTTTTATCCAAGCGAAGGCATTGGTAGCACTCTGTAAGGAGTTGGATAAGCGAGGACACCATATCACAATCGAAACGAACGCTACGGTCTTCGCAGAGGTTGCGGCGCATCTCATTTCGATGAGTCCTAAGTTGCGAAACTCTAATCCGCCGACAGACGATCGGTTCTTCAAACGGCATGAACGCGAACGTATCCGTCCCGACGTTATCCGAAAATTTTTAGATGCCTATCCCTGCCAAGTGAAATTCGTCGTGGATACCCCTGATGATTTAGCGGAGATCCAAGCACTACAGACAGACATTGGCATCCCCGCAGAGACAATCTTGCTAATGCCGCAAGGTGTAACACCTGCCGTGCTACAACAGAAACAGCAATGGCTCGTTGAACTCTGTAAAAACAACGGATATCGCTATTCCCCTCGGACGCACGTGGATATATGGGGCGATAAACGCGGCGTCTGA
- a CDS encoding amidohydrolase/deacetylase family metallohydrolase, producing MKYDLLLKGGTVIDAAQGLNAVRDIAIADSTIAAIEPDISEHAATHTIFVKDKYVTPGLIDIHTHVYYGVTTWGIRADAVCPTAGTTTVVDAGSPGWATFPGFREFIAEPAQTNILTYIHISGIGLVYGPIGEMIDIAYANPGRVADTLQQHRDITVGVKVRQGKMQVGDNGVQPLKLAIEAAERAGTSVMCHIGAGVPLPEILGLLRPGDVITHCFQGNGDNIVDEKGRIIPEAWKARENGIIFDVGHGAGSFHYEVAQRAMEQGFISDVISTDLHTGNINGPVYDLPTTLSKLMHLGLPLADVIEKATFSAAKAIQREDQLGNLKVGTGADVAVFDVLEGQFEYFDSHGTKFIGDKKLKTELTIRKGKI from the coding sequence ATGAAATATGACCTCCTCCTAAAAGGCGGCACTGTCATTGATGCCGCACAAGGCTTGAACGCTGTGCGCGATATCGCAATCGCTGACAGCACTATCGCAGCAATCGAACCCGATATTTCAGAGCATGCAGCGACACATACCATTTTTGTCAAAGACAAATACGTCACACCCGGACTCATAGACATACATACCCACGTCTATTACGGTGTAACCACATGGGGCATCAGAGCCGATGCAGTCTGCCCAACTGCCGGAACGACCACAGTTGTTGATGCTGGTAGTCCGGGTTGGGCGACCTTCCCCGGTTTCCGAGAATTCATCGCCGAACCCGCACAAACCAATATCCTTACCTACATCCATATCTCCGGGATCGGACTCGTCTACGGACCCATAGGTGAGATGATTGACATAGCCTATGCCAACCCAGGACGCGTCGCTGACACCCTACAACAGCATCGCGATATTACCGTTGGGGTCAAGGTGCGTCAAGGCAAAATGCAGGTCGGCGATAACGGTGTCCAACCCTTGAAACTCGCCATTGAAGCCGCCGAACGCGCTGGAACGTCCGTTATGTGTCATATCGGGGCCGGGGTCCCGCTCCCTGAGATTTTAGGATTACTTCGTCCGGGCGACGTGATTACCCACTGCTTTCAAGGCAACGGCGATAACATCGTTGACGAGAAAGGCAGAATCATTCCTGAAGCGTGGAAAGCACGTGAAAACGGTATTATCTTTGATGTCGGACACGGTGCTGGCAGCTTCCACTATGAGGTCGCACAACGCGCCATGGAGCAAGGGTTCATCTCCGATGTCATCAGCACAGACCTCCACACAGGAAACATCAACGGACCCGTTTACGATCTGCCGACAACGTTGTCGAAGTTGATGCACTTAGGTCTCCCACTCGCAGATGTGATTGAGAAAGCGACATTTAGTGCTGCAAAAGCAATTCAGCGTGAAGATCAACTCGGAAACCTGAAAGTTGGTACAGGCGCCGATGTTGCCGTGTTTGACGTGCTCGAAGGTCAATTTGAATACTTCGACTCGCACGGCACAAAGTTTATAGGGGATAAAAAATTAAAGACCGAATTAACAATACGCAAAGGAAAGATCTAA
- the tsf gene encoding translation elongation factor Ts, whose protein sequence is MEITAKMVSELRSRTGAGIMDCKKALTETNGNIDQAIQKLREEGLRASELKGSRAAKEGLIISYIHPGSRVGTLVELNCETDFVARTEQFQQLGKDIAMQVAAAKPKYLNPEDVPTEDLEAEKAILQAQAEKEGKPAHIAERIVEGRISKFYSETCLLQQPYIRDTDKTVETLVKDAIAQLGENIVIKRFVLYVLGQ, encoded by the coding sequence ATGGAAATCACAGCAAAAATGGTTAGCGAGCTCCGTTCTCGCACCGGTGCCGGCATTATGGACTGCAAAAAGGCACTTACAGAAACCAACGGGAATATCGACCAAGCAATTCAGAAATTGCGTGAAGAAGGCTTGAGGGCTTCCGAACTCAAAGGCAGTCGGGCAGCGAAAGAGGGGTTGATTATCTCTTATATTCACCCCGGCAGCCGGGTCGGCACGTTAGTCGAACTGAATTGTGAAACCGATTTCGTCGCGCGGACGGAGCAATTTCAACAGTTGGGCAAAGACATCGCTATGCAGGTGGCAGCGGCTAAACCCAAGTATCTCAACCCAGAAGACGTACCCACTGAAGATCTCGAAGCTGAAAAAGCGATTCTGCAGGCACAAGCAGAAAAAGAAGGCAAACCCGCACACATCGCTGAACGTATCGTCGAAGGGCGTATCTCTAAATTTTATTCTGAAACCTGCCTCCTACAGCAACCCTATATTCGCGATACAGACAAGACTGTCGAAACCCTTGTAAAAGACGCAATCGCCCAATTGGGTGAGAATATCGTCATTAAGCGTTTCGTGCTTTATGTCCTTGGACAGTAG
- the frr gene encoding ribosome recycling factor, with protein MQEIIKQTESRMKKTVDATATKLSHVQTGRATPALLDQVSVNYYGSKNPLSQVGTITTPEPRLLVIQPWDKTLITEIEKAIALSDLGFSTSNDGNVIRIQVPELTLERRTELTKVVRKLAEEGKVAIRNIRRDANDAVKKLDGGDSSGGGGGGKSRGRGGDRKRGKSNADPVQQLTDTYTDQIDELVAAKESELLET; from the coding sequence ATGCAAGAAATTATTAAACAGACTGAATCCCGGATGAAGAAAACTGTAGATGCAACTGCGACAAAACTGTCACATGTACAGACAGGACGCGCAACGCCAGCGCTCTTGGATCAGGTGAGCGTCAACTACTACGGGAGTAAAAACCCACTTAGCCAAGTCGGCACAATTACTACGCCTGAACCGAGACTCCTCGTCATCCAACCTTGGGATAAAACACTCATTACAGAAATTGAAAAGGCAATCGCCCTTTCCGATTTAGGTTTCTCGACAAGCAATGACGGGAATGTAATCCGAATCCAAGTCCCCGAACTTACGCTTGAGCGACGGACTGAACTAACGAAAGTCGTCCGTAAATTAGCAGAAGAAGGCAAAGTCGCGATTCGGAACATTCGTCGCGATGCCAATGATGCCGTCAAAAAACTCGATGGCGGTGATTCATCTGGCGGCGGGGGCGGCGGTAAAAGCCGTGGACGCGGGGGCGATAGAAAACGCGGTAAATCAAACGCCGATCCGGTGCAGCAGCTCACGGATACCTATACTGACCAAATAGACGAACTCGTCGCAGCGAAAGAATCGGAATTGTTAGAAACTTAA